The region ATACAGATACTAAAAGTAATTTGAGCTATTTATAAAATTTTCAGTACTTTTGCAACCTGAAAAAATTATGAATGCTGAAATCCTGATTTTGAGCCTATTTCGAAATCAGTGAATTGAAAAAAACTAAAGAGATGAAAGTTAGAGCATCAGTAAAAAAAAGAAGTGCCGACTGCAAAATTGTACGCAGAAAAGGGCGCCTTTACGTAATTAACAAAAAGAATCCTAGATTTAAACAAAGACAAGGCTAATTATGGCAAGAATTGCAGGGGTAGATATACCTAAACAAAAGCGAGGAGTTATAGCATTGACCTATATCTTCGGAATTGGTAGAAGCAGGGCTCAAAAGATCCTTAGCCAGGCCAAAGTAGATGAAAGCAAAAAAGTTTCAGATTGGGACGATGAAGAAATTGGTCGTATTCGTGAAGCTGTTGGTGAATTTACAATCGAAGGAGAATTACGTACAGAAGTTCAAATGAGTATTAAGCGTCTAATGGATATTGGATGCTATAGGGGTATTCGCCACAGAAGTGGTTTGCCACTTAGAGGTCAAAGAACCAAGAATAACTCAAGAACCAGAAAAGGTAGAAGAAAAACAGTTGCTAACAAGAAGAAAGCGACTAAATAGTAAGTAATATGGCAAAGAAGACAGTTCAAAAAAAGCGTAAAGTAATCGTGGAGTCCGTAGGGCAAGCACACGTTACGGCTTCTTTCAATAACATTATTGTTTCCCTTACCAATAAAAAGGGAGACGTTATTGCTTGGTCATCTGCAGGAAAAATGGGTTTTAGAGGTTCTAAAAAGAATACTCCTTATGCTGCCCAGTTAGCTGCAGAAGACGCGTCTAAAGTAGCTCACGAAGCTGGTTTGCGCAAAGT is a window of Salegentibacter salegens DNA encoding:
- the rpsK gene encoding 30S ribosomal protein S11, translating into MAKKTVQKKRKVIVESVGQAHVTASFNNIIVSLTNKKGDVIAWSSAGKMGFRGSKKNTPYAAQLAAEDASKVAHEAGLRKVKVYVKGPGNGRESAIRSLHNNGIEVTEIIDVTPLPHNGCRPPKRRRV
- the ykgO gene encoding type B 50S ribosomal protein L36; translation: MKVRASVKKRSADCKIVRRKGRLYVINKKNPRFKQRQG
- the rpsM gene encoding 30S ribosomal protein S13, translated to MARIAGVDIPKQKRGVIALTYIFGIGRSRAQKILSQAKVDESKKVSDWDDEEIGRIREAVGEFTIEGELRTEVQMSIKRLMDIGCYRGIRHRSGLPLRGQRTKNNSRTRKGRRKTVANKKKATK